One window from the genome of Saccharomyces mikatae IFO 1815 strain IFO1815 genome assembly, chromosome: 4 encodes:
- the MRK1 gene encoding putative serine/threonine protein kinase MRK1 (similar to Saccharomyces cerevisiae MRK1 (YDL079C) and RIM11 (YMR139W); ancestral locus Anc_2.391), which produces MTDVLRNLVGKITFRNSDNLQLKHKTSIQSTTSNTGQEKKKRKSETGEKVEDVKLHHDIPNFNNSAKYINDIENLIISKLIDGGKESIAVDHIEHVDISDRKTDEKVVGKKESISSKLSKERVDRMINFDYRYNKIKQRILHKKVYKHDHKTNADKKNHGGTIDISYSATEVVGHGSFGVVVTTVIIETEQKVAIKKVLQDKRYKNRELETMKMLRHPNTIGLQYYFYEKDEEDEVYLSLVLDYMPQSLYQRLRHFVHLKTEMPRLEIKFYAYQLFKGLNYLHNVPGICHRDIKPQNLLVDPATFSFKICDFGSAKCLKPDQPNVSYICSRYYRAPELMFGATNYSNQIDVWSSACVIAELLLGKPLFSGESGIDQLVEIIKIMGIPTKDEISGMNPNYEDHIFPNIKPITLVGVFKEEDPDVLELLTNTLRYHPCERSTPLKCLLLSYFDEIKRCDTDAHAKAQYLRIFDFDVKTELGHVPSVELSTTEAQLKYPVT; this is translated from the exons ATGACTGATGTTTTGAGGAATCTAGTCGGAAAGATAACCTTTCGCAATTCAGACAACCTACAGTTAAAACATAAGACTTCTATACAGAGCACGACGAGTAATACCGgacaggaaaagaagaaaaggaaatcgGAAACGGGGGAAAAAGTAGAGGATGTAAAATTGCACCATGACATACCGAACTTCAATAACAGTGCGAAGTATATCAACGACATAGAGAATCTTATAATTTCTAAACTGATAGACGGTGGTAAAGAAAGTATTGCAGTTGATCATATTGAGCACGTTGATATTTCGGACAGAAAAACGGATGAAAAAGTAGTCggtaaaaaagaaagtattaGTAGCAAACTCAGTAAAGAGAGAGTTGACAGAATGATTAATTTCGACTATAGGTATAACAAAATCAAGCAAAGAATTC TTCATAAAAAAGTTTATAAACATGACCACAAAACTAACGCCGACAAAAAGAACCATGGAGGAACTATAGATATCAGTTATTCTGCGACAGAAGTGGTTGGTCATGGTTCATTTGGTGTTGTGGTCACTACAGTGATAATCGAGACTGAACAGAAAGTTGCCATCAAAAAAGTATTACAGGATAAAAGATATAAGAATAGAGAACTTGagacgatgaagatgttgCGCCATCCAAATACAATAGGCCTACAGTATTATTTCTACGAAAAGgacgaagaagacgaagTATACCTCAGTCTTGTTTTAGACTACATGCCTCAATCATTATACCAAAGGCTTCGTCACTTTGTCCATTTGAAAACCGAGATGCCACGTCTAGAAATTAAATTTTATGCATATCAACTATTCAAGGGTTTAAATTATTTGCATAATGTTCCCGGGATATGTCATAGAGATATAAAACCGCAAAATTTACTGGTAGATCCGGcgacattttctttcaagattTGCGATTTTGGCAGCGCCAAATGTTTGAAGCCAGACCAGCCCAACGTGTCTTACATTTGTTCAAGGTACTATAGAGCTCCTGAACTAATGTTTGGCGCCACAAACTACTCGAACCAAATCGACGTGTGGTCAAGTGCCTGTGTCATAGCTGAATTGCTTTTGGGCAAGCCCTTGTTCTCTGGCGAGAGTGGTATAGATCAGTTAGTGGAAATCATCAAGATAATGGGCATACCTACAAAGGATGAAATTTCAGGAATGAACCCCAATTATGAAGATCATATTTTTCCCAATATCAAACCAATTACTCTGGTTGGAGTCTTTAAGGAGGAAGATCCTGATGTTCTGGAATTGCTCACAAACACTCTAAGGTATCATCCCTGCGAAAGATCCACACCTTTAAAATGTCTACTATTAAGCTATTTTGACGAAATCAAACGCTGTGACACTGACGCTCATGCCAAAGCACAATATCTACGTATATTCGACTTCGATGTGAAAACAGAGTTAGGCCATGTACCATCTGTGGAGTTG
- the MDH3 gene encoding malate dehydrogenase MDH3 (similar to Saccharomyces cerevisiae MDH3 (YDL078C); ancestral locus Anc_2.392): MVKVAILGASGGVGQPLSLLLKLCPYVSELALYDIRAAEGIGKDLSHINTNSSCVGYDKDSIEGTLSNAQVVLIPAGVPRKPGLTRDDLFKMNAGIVKSLVTAVGNFAPNARILVISNPVNSLVPIAVETLKKMGKFKPGNVMGVTNLDLVRAETFLVDYLLSKNPTVGQEQDKTTMHKKVTVIGGHSGETIIPIITDKSLVFQLDRQYENFIHRVQFGGDEIVKAKQGAGSATLSMAFAGAKFAEEILRSFYNEKPETESLSAFVYLPGLKNGKKAQKLVRDSSLEYFSLPIVLKNGTIVSIDTDILEKLSPREEQLVDTAVKELHKNIEKGKSFILDSSKL; this comes from the coding sequence ATGGTCAAAGTTGCAATTCTTGGTGCCTCTGGTGGTGTGGGACAACCACTATCGTTGCTACTAAAATTATGCCCTTACGTTTCCGAACTAGCCCTGTACGACATCAGAGCTGCGGAAGGTATTGGTAAAGATTTATCTCACATTAACACCAATTCAAGCTGTGTTGGTTATGACAAAGACAGTATTGAGGGCACTTTATCAAACGCTCAAGTGGTCCTCATTCCAGCCGGTGTTCCCAGAAAGCCTGGTTTAACCAGAGATGATTTGTTCAAGATGAACGCCGGCATTGTCAAAAGCTTGGTGACTGCCGTTGGAAACTTTGCTCCAAATGCGAGGATCTTAGTCATTTCCAACCCCGTTAATAGTCTGGTCCCTATCGCCGTGGAgactttgaagaaaatgggCAAGTTCAAACCTGGGAACGTTATGGGTGTGACGAATCTTGACTTGGTACGTGCAGAGACCTTTCTGGTAGACTATTTGTTGTCAAAAAATCCTACTGTTGGACAAGAACAGGATAAGACTACAATGCATAAGAAAGTCACTGTTATTGGAGGCCATTCTGGTGAAACAATTATCCCAATAATCACCGACAAATCACTGGTATTTCAGCTTGATAGGCAGTACGAGAACTTCATCCATAGGGTCCAATTTGGGGGTGACGAAATTGTAAAAGCTAAACAGGGCGCCGGTTCCGCCACACTGTCTATGGCGTTCGCGGGGGCCAAGTTCgctgaagaaattttgagaagTTTCTATAATGAGAAACCAGAAACGGAGTCGCTGTCTGCATTCGTCTATTTACCGGGCTTGAAAAACGGTAAGAAAGCGCAGAAATTAGTCCGTGACAGCTCTTTagagtatttttctttgccaATTGTCCTGAAAAATGGCACCATAGTATCCATCGATACCGATATCTTAGAGAAGTTGTCTCCAAGGGAGGAACAATTGGTTGATACTGCGGTTAAAGAGCTACACaagaatattgaaaaggGTAAGAGCTTCATCCTAGACTCTTCCAAGCTATGA
- the VAM6 gene encoding Vam6p (similar to Saccharomyces cerevisiae VAM6 (YDL077C); ancestral locus Anc_4.274), producing the protein MLRAQKLHSLKSSDIIAILPTEQSQKLVLAKKNGDVEVYSRDGNTHKLFQVYPDLLQRAKNGPSSPLIENFYFANELSTIFAQCKETLILLSTTNLHEYDRIIDRRGIKRCWLFERSHKNKEEKTTYLIYSTINTLKMRVLIWEGRTYKNMMEASLTYKKEIIRSICPGETGIVIATDLGIYYWPYNKPSLVRIEKTMKNKYPKDMMSALTELREQAEKTVEKNPKKYNRSDSRSLSSMERMSRKSSVSSLWYRSIRNERGNKVRYIFELEGDDATPIIIDGVTKKIFKVQLMHNNEVPFLIAADHVTFSESNSEFDHMQYLSSHLLMLYNSSTIKFVDYKNGFTFMQQKIPEGIKWVKSLSGTYFLVWTSNDEIQLFSYHVDDDDEYSDEESICGDINDPDFYQLWRKVLFYKFFIDSPHSKELCVSESPEESLDICAMKLRDLTVMWCLRIFDKFQNYMVQLESSKNSKMIRSRCEEMIINNIFDLFIKFWAPPQLVILKVFPSAISSLVLEITGQEHHCLFKEAEDVKETYDIPPHLLNRLCLPYLTDTRRHLQNLLNKKYDDENRITWCYHDREIKQSFDFFLINNHDDVGLETMLTLIDTVLFKCYLYYNPSMVGPFIRVENHCDLRVIVTELKIRHMFKDLIDFYYKRGNHEEALKFLTDLVDELETDNTDQKQRQKIEHGIKILVIYYLKKLSNPQLQVLFTYSDWLLERNADSIKEILSSIFFYDSQACNGRDHLKVYEYIKMHDKSLAIQYLEFAISTFRLEGNNLHTVLIKLYLEGLDNPSTRIKLKSLLETTSVYEPRTILKILNKTIENDADRLPTNQLNFLKYLKVFPLSKLENHRESVHILLDEIDDYKAATSYCEDVYQSDSMKGEELLLYLYDRLVSIYDSKKNPELILGFLQDHGSKLNSAKIYKKLPHDISLHDIGRVVSQLLKKHSSKMDKIRLEKGLLQVELVATTFKLNDQLSSYGILSDSQKCPICKKIISNFGTDSISWFTKEGRNIITHYNCGNVLQERFNTQNEKSLKTKQKTLGEVINELNNK; encoded by the coding sequence ATGTTAAGAGCTCAAAAATTACACTCGCTAAAATCATCGGATATCATTGCGATTCTGCCCACTGAACAGTCACAGAAGTTAGTTTTGGCCAAGAAAAACGGTGACGTTGAAGTTTATTCTCGAGACGGTAATACACATAAATTATTTCAGGTGTATCCAGATCTCTTACAAAGGGCCAAAAATGGCCCTTCATCCCCattgattgaaaatttcTACTTTGCAAATGAACTTTCTACTATCTTTGCACAGTGCAAAGAAACCTTAATTTTATTGAGTACTACAAATTTGCACGAATATGATCGAATAATCGACAGAAGAGGTATAAAACGTTGCTGGTTATTTGAGAGATCAcacaaaaacaaagaggaaaaaacCACTTACTTAATATATTCAACTATAAACACTCTCAAAATGCGAGTGTTGATATGGGAGGGCAGGACTTATAAGAATATGATGGAGGCATCATTAacttataaaaaagaaatcattcGGTCTATATGTCCTGGAGAAACAGGAATTGTCATAGCAACTGATTTAGGTATCTACTATTGGCCTTATAACAAGCCTTCCTTAGttagaattgaaaaaacaatgaaaaacaaatatcCAAAGGACATGATGTCAGCGTTAACCGAACTTAGAGAGCAGGCGGAGAAAACTGTTGAAAAGAATCCCAAAAAGTATAACCGTAGTGATTCTCGATCCCTTTCTTCTATGGAAAGAATGTCCAGGAAATCAAGCGTGTCAAGCTTATGGTATAGAAGCATAAGAAATGAACGTGGCAACAAAGTACgatatatttttgaattagAAGGCGATGACGCCACCCCCATAATAATCGATGGGGTTACCAAAAAGATTTTCAAAGTACAGTTAATGCATAACAATGAGGTGCCATTTTTGATAGCCGCTGATCATGTCACATTTTCCGAGTCAAATTCAGAATTTGATCACATGCAATATTTGTCGTCGCATTTGCTGATGTTATACAATTCAAGTACCATTAAATTTGTCGATTATAAAAATGGATTTACTTTTATGCAACAAAAAATACCAGAAGGGATAAAATGGGTCAAGAGTCTCTCTGGAACCTATTTTTTGGTATGGACTTCAAATGACGAAATACAgttattttcttatcatgtggacgatgatgatgaatatAGTGATGAAGAGTCAATTTGCGGTGACATTAATGACCCCGATTTTTATCAACTATGGAGAAAAGTACTTTTTTATAAATTCTTCATTGATTCTCCTCACTCTAAAGAATTGTGCGTGTCAGAAAGCCCTGAAGAATCATTGGATATATGTGCTATGAAACTGAGAGATTTAACAGTAATGTGGTGtttaagaatttttgataaatttcaGAACTATATGGTTCAATTAGAAAGCAGTAAAAACTCAAAAATGATTCGTTCCAGATGTGAAGAGATGATcattaataatatttttgacctttttattaaattttGGGCTCCGCCTCAATTGGTTATACTGAAAGTGTTTCCGTCAGCTATTTCAAGTTTAGTATTAGAGATAACTGGTCAAGAGCATCATTGCCTGTTCAAGGAAGCTGAGGATGTCAAGGAGACCTATGACATCCCGCCGCATCTATTAAATAGATTGTGTTTACCTTACCTTACTGATACAAGACGACATTTGCAAAACTTgctaaacaaaaaatacgATGATGAAAATCGTATAACTTGGTGCTATCACGATCGTGAAATCAAACAAagctttgattttttccttaTCAATAATCATGATGACGTTGGCCTTGAAACAATGTTAACATTAATAGATACGGTTTTATTCAAGTGTTATCTTTATTATAATCCTTCTATGGTAGGCCCATTCATTCGGGTAGAAAACCACTGCGATTTACGTGTAATAGTAACCGAGTTAAAAATACGCCACATGTTCAAAGATTTAATTGATTTTTACTACAAGCGTGGTAACCACGAAGAAGCTTTAAAGTTTCTGACAGATTTGGTCGATGAATTGGAAACAGATAATACAGATCAGAAACAAcgtcaaaaaattgaacaCGGTATTAAAATATTAGTTATTTattacttgaaaaaattatcaaatccGCAGTTACAAGTTCTGTTCACCTATAGTGACTGGTTATTAGAAAGGAATGCGGACTCGattaaagaaattctttcatcaatctttttttatgattCGCAAGCATGCAATGGTAGGGACCATTTAAAAGTATACGAGTACATCAAAATGCATGACAAGTCGCTTGCTATTCAATACTTAGAATTTGCAATTAGCACTTTTAGATTAGAAGGGAATAATTTGCATACTGTCCTAATTAAACTATATCTTGAAGGCTTGGATAATCCTTCCACAAGAATCAAACTAAAGTCACTTTTAGAAACAACATCTGTCTATGAACCTAGAACGATCctaaaaatattgaataaAACTATCGAGAATGACGCAGACCGATTACCCACAAATCAACtaaatttcttgaagtaTTTGAAAGTATTTCCCTTATCAAAACTAGAAAACCATAGAGAATCTGTGCATATATTGCTTGATGAGATAGACGATTACAAAGCAGCCACCAGTTACTGTGAAGATGTGTACCAAAGTGATTCGATGAAGGGTGAAGAACTCCTGTTGTACTTGTACGATAGGTTAGTCTCTATATATGATTCCAAAAAGAATCCCGAGCTAATTTTGGGTTTTTTACAAGACCATGGTTCAAAATTAAATTCGGCTAAGATATATAAGAAATTGCCTCATGATATTTCTTTACATGATATCGGTAGGGTCGTGTCGCAATTATTAAAGAAGCACTCGTCAAAAATGGACAAAATAAGGTTAGAAAAGGGTCTCCTGCAGGTCGAGCTTGTAGCCACTACTTTCAAACTCAATGATCAATTGTCATCGTACGGTATTTTATCAGATAGTCAAAAATGTCCTAtttgcaagaaaataatttcAAACTTTGGAACAGATTCAATTTCCTGGTTCACTAAGGAAGGTAGAAACATCATCACACATTATAACTGCGGGAATGTACTACAGGAACGGTTCAACacacaaaatgaaaagtctTTGAAGACTAAACAAAAGACTTTGGGGGAAGTTATAAATGAGTTAAATAATAAGTAA